A part of Tachysurus vachellii isolate PV-2020 chromosome 4, HZAU_Pvac_v1, whole genome shotgun sequence genomic DNA contains:
- the sec61a1b gene encoding protein transport protein Sec61 subunit alpha-like 2, producing the protein MGIKFLEVIKPFCAVLPEIQKPERRIQFREKVLWTAITLFIFLVCCQIPLFGIMSSDSADPFYWMRVILASNRGTLMELGISPIVTSGLIMQLLAGAKIIEVGDTPKDRALFNGAQKLFGMIITIGQAIVYVMTGMYGDPSEMGAGICLLIIIQLFVAGLIVLLLDELLQKGYGLGSGISLFIATNICETIVWKAFSPTTVNTGRGTEFEGAVIALFHLLATRTDKIRALREAFYRQNLPNLMNLIATVFVFAVVIYFQGFRVDLPIKSARYRGQYNTYPIKLFYTSNIPIILQSALVSNLYVISQMLSTRFSGNFLVNMLGTWSDTSTGGPARAYPVGGLCYYLSPPESFGSVLEDPVHAVIYIVFMLGSCAFFSKTWIEVSGSSAKDVAKQLKEQQMVMRGHRDTSMVHELNRYIPTAAAFGGLCIGGLSVMADFLGAIGSGTGILLAVTIIYQYFEIFVKEQSEVGSMGALLF; encoded by the exons ATGGGCA TTAAATTTCTGGAGGTGATAAAACCATTTTGTGCAGTATTACCAGAGATCCAGAAACCTGAGAGACGG ATTCAGTTCAGAGAGAAGGTGTTATGGACAGCCATCACCCTGTTCATCTTCCTGGTGTGCTGCCAG ATTCCCTTATTTGGTATCATGTCATCAGACTCTGCAGATCCTTTTTACTGGATGAGAGTCATTCTCGCTTCCAACAGAG GTACTTTGATGGAGTTGGGTATTTCTCCTATCGTCACCTCTGGTCTCATCATGCAGCTGCTGGCTGGAGCTAAAATCATTGAGGTTGGCGACACCCCAAAAGACAGGGCACTCTTTAATGGCGCCCAGAAAC TGTTTGGAATGATCATAACCATTGGCCAGGCTATTGTCTATGTGATGACTGGCATGTATGGAGATCCATCAGAGATGGGTGCTGGCATCTGTCTGCTTATCATCATTCAG TTGTTTGTGGCAGGGTTGATTGTGCTGTTGCTGGATGAGTTGCTGCAGAAGGGCTATGGTTTGGGCTCCGGTATCTCTCTCTTCATTGCCACCAACATTTGTGAAACAATTGTATGGAAAGCCTTCAGTCcaactacagtaaacacaggcAGAG GCACTGAGTTTGAGGGTGCTGTTATTGCTCTGTTCCACTTGCTGGCCACTCGTACTGACAAAATCCGGGCACTGAGAGAGGCTTTTTACAGGCAGAACCTGCCCAACCTCATGAACCTCATTGCTACCGTCTTTGTCTTTGCTGTGGTTATATATTTCCAG GGCTTCAGAGTCGATCTGCCCATCAAGTCTGCACGTTACCGTGGACAGTACAACACGTATCCCATTAAGCTTTTTTACACCTCTAATATTCCCATCATCCTGCAGTCTGCACTGGTGTCCAACCTGTATGTCATCTCTCAGATGCTCTCTACTCGCTTTAGTGGCAACTTCCTGGTCAACATGCTGGGCACTTGGTCT GACACCTCGACTGGCGGGCCAGCTCGTGCTTACCCAGTAGGCGGTCTGTGTTATTACCTCTCCCCTCCGGAGTCATTTGGCTCAGTCCTAGAGGATCCAGTCCATGCTGTCATTTACATCGTCTTCATGCTGGGATCCTGCGCTTTCTTCTCAAAGACATGGATTGAGGTGTCTGGATCTTCTGCCAAAGAT GTTGCAAAACAGCTTAAAGAACAGCAGATGGTGATGAGGGGACACAGAGACACCTCAATGGTGCATGAACTCAACAG GTACATCCCCACAGCTGCAGCTTTTGGAGGACTGTGCATAGGTGGCCTCTCCGTCATGGCTGATTTCCTGGGGGCCATCGGCTCAGGAACAGGAATCTTGCTGGCCGTCACCATCATCTACCAGTACTTTGAGATCTTTGTAAAGGAACAAAGTGAAGTTGGCAGCATGGGTGCCCTGCTCTTCTAA
- the ip6k2a gene encoding inositol hexakisphosphate kinase 2a, protein MSPAIEGMEPEQPMALGKGVLLEPFVHQVGGHSCVLRFGEQTICKPLIPREHQFYKSLPASMRKFTPQYRGVVSVSFEEDEEGNLCLIAYPLHSDLGGLENVDPSSDLEPKNKIKWSNKMLLDNEGYGKERARHSRKDKDKSLKREEELEWFQQAEVLYYSLERSNAAAPQLKHNPWSLKCHQQHLQRMKENAKHRNQYKFILLENLTWRHTMPCVLDLKMGTRQHGDDASEEKKAMQIRKCQQSTSASIGVRLCGMQVYQSNSGQLMFMNKYHGRKLTLVGFKEALFQFFHDGRRLRRELLSPVLRRLRDMQAALEACESYRFYSSSLLIIYDGDPPCSRRSTEDRLSDEEGGEEEDEEEEDEEEEEEQGAFGFPHSTGGASGSSNGGASSSVKSHSGNSRSVVDVRMIDFAHTTCRHYGEDSVVHEGQDTGYIFGLQNLITIISQLEEHSAD, encoded by the exons ATGAGCCCAGCCATCGAGGGGATGGAGCCAGAGCAGCCGATGGCTTTAGGGAAGGGGGTTCTCCTTGAGCCCTTCGTTCACCAGGTGGGAGGCCACTCGTGTGTGTTGCGCTTCGGCGAGCAGACCATCTGCAAGCCGCTAATCCCGCGGGAGCACCAGTTCTACAAGAGCCTCCCGGCGTCCATGCGCAAGTTCACACCGCAGTACCGAG GGGTTGTGTCTGTGAGCTtcgaggaggatgaggaaggtAATCTGTGCCTCATTGCCTACCCGCTGCACAGCGACCTGGGTGGTCTGGAGAATGTGGACCCCTCGTCTGACCTGGAACCTAAGAATAAGATTAAGTGGTCTAATAAAATGTTGCTGGACAATGAAGGCTACGGCAAGGAAAGGGCCAGACATTCACGCAAGGACAAAGACAAGAG TCTGAAGCGTGAGGAGGAGCTGGAGTGGTTCCAGCAAGCTGAGGTGCTCTACTACAGCCTGGAGAGGAGTAACGCTGCTGCACCGCAGCTGAAGCACAACCCCTGGAGCCTCAAGTGCCATCAGCAACACCTGCAAAGGATGAAAGAGAACGCCAAGCACCGCAACCAGTACA AGTTTATCCTATTGGAGAACCTGACATGGCGTCACACAATGCCATGTGTTTTGGATCTGAAGATGGGCACACGGCAGCATGGAGACGATGCTTCTGAGGAAAAGAAAGCCATGCAGATCCGCAAATGTCAGCAGAGTACATCGGCCAGCATCGGGGTCCGGCTCTGTGGCATGCAG gTCTACCAGTCGAACTCCGGTCAGCTCATGTTCATGAACAAGTACCACGGACGTAAGCTGACGCTGGTTGGTTTTAAGGAGGCTCTGTTCCAGTTTTTCCATGACGGACGGAGGTTGCGGCGTGAGCTTCTCTCCCCTGTGCTCCGGCGCCTGAGAGATATGCAGGCCGCCCTGGAAGCATGTGAGAGCTACCGCTTCTACTCCAGCTCGCTCCTCATAATCTACGATGGAGACCCACCTTGTTCACGGCGCTCTACGGAGGATCGCCTCTCtgatgaagaaggaggagaagaagaagatgaggaggaggaagatgaggaggaagaggaggagcaaGGCGCATTTGGGTTTCCTCACAGCACCGGAGGAGCAAGTGGGAGCAGCAATGGTGGTGCTAGCAGTAGTGTTAAAAGCCATAGTGGGAACTCCAGGTCTGTGGTGGATGTTCGAATGATTGATTTCGCCCACACCACGTGCCGGCACTATGGGGAGGACAGTGTAGTGCATGAGGGGCAGGACACAGGATACATCTTTGGCTTACAGAACCTAATAACCATCATCTCCCAGTTAGAGGAACACAGTGCCGATTGA